GGGAGGAATCCGCAGAAGCCGGCTTCCAAAGCAGACTTAACCTGATCTGATCCAGGCAGATCATGACCTGGGTCTGATTGTGATCCACTTTAGAACCCCCAGGGTGAACTGGGACAAACTGGACTTCAAAGGGTCCCTACAACCCTACATGTCCCTCCCCTGAATGGAAGAATCTTTATACCAGGGGAGGATTCTGTGAgctgaaagggggtggggagctgatTTTGCAAATTCACTTTTTCTACTGTATCCTCCAGTGCTACCTTATCACACTTTTCTAAAAGGTCCAACCCTCTTGAGCAGATCCGGGGGCAACGTAAGGCTGCAGAAGGACACCACTGACTACAGCCAAATAGATGCCTGTGACAAGTTGTGAGTTCCCAGATCTGAGCAGGGCTTTATTATGTACCAtggcatagaatcacagaattgtagaattgaaaggaactacgagggtcatctagtccaacccccctgcaatgcttcaTTGGATCCAGCTTACATAATCACTTTAGTTGAATTTGCCCAAGGGAAATTCAGCAGAGGTGGGTTCAGATGACTTACTGTCAAGGCAAACTCAAGTAAaggttttctccccctcccagcgCGTGGAAGTCAAAAAGGATTTTGATGAGAACTTCAAAGAAACAGTAACAGCAAATAAGACTGCAGGGTTGAGAACGTGGTGGGAAGGGAAAAGAGGAGATGCTGAAATCTCTGGTTCATCTTGTATACCTGTTGGCTGACCTTCCCCAGATTAAATTCCGAGGTTTCTCTAAAGCTACAGATACTGCAAGCCACCCTGAATCCTCGGAACAAAGTGCGTGCAAGTCAACCCCAACCGGCATGTGGTCACTGAAGTCTCCACGTCGAAGGTTGTGTGAATCCACACCAAATTTAATGTTGGTATGCGGCTTGAATTTGAGGATTTCTCAAAAGGAAATAAATACTAACATCTGAAAAGCGCTAGTCACTCCTACTCTCTCATCAGAGGGCTCACTCTGACCATACTGTAACAATCCAATACACCACAGCTGAGAGGGAAGTACGGCCTTTGGAAAGGAAAGACCCTCGACAGAGAAGAGCAGCCTCATTTCTTCTGGGCTTGAGCTAGGCGGCGACTCGAACGTGGGATGGCGCCTGTCTGAACAGACTTGGAGATATGGTGCAGGTCCCGGACAGAGCGGATAGTCCATTGGGCAAGCTCCTGCAGTACTTTCATGCCCCGCATTTTCTTCTCAAATGAGCTCTTTCCACCAGCATCTCTGGCACTTCCCAACTCTTTGGCTGGTACATTGTGCTCCAGCATTGCCATCAGTTCCTCCAGTTGGTAAGCGAGACCCGAGACCTGGAGCACAACAGACTGGATAGACTCATGGAAAGCTGTGTCGTCTGGGCTGAGGTTGGACCTCTGCTCTTCCAGGATTTCATCCAGTAATATCTGAAATGCCCAGTAAGCTTTCAGGTTGTCTGCTAGCCGCTCCGCATCTGAAATCTCGCTCCACTGTTCAGTGCCAGCTGTTGGCACGCCATCAAACGAGTCCAAGTTGAAGTTTTTGTCCAGCCCTTGTTTCTCAACCTAGAAGGAAAGAAATCGGGAAGGGAGCAAGTAGGTGGGGAAGATAAAAAGGCTTTCAGAAATTCTGCCCATATTTTTCTCGAGGCAATCGTTACAACACAACTGTTCACCCTGGCATTCCCCTGATCTGGACTTGcgattttattgctttatcaagTTTTTAGGTATTTTAATGGTTATGCTATTTAATTGCTGGTCTTGTTGTATATTTTAATTCAGGACGTTTTAGAGTTGTTGTGCACTGTATTTTAACTACAGATTGACTTTATAATTGCAAACCGCTTAGGCAATTTTGGCATGTAATCAGTATATAACTTAATAACTAATAATTACAGTATACAGTGTGGAAAGTCTGCGGAGGTGTGTAAACCTCATTCAGATATGGATTCCAAAGGTCCTCCAAGAAGAGGACGTTATACATGTAGTCTCCACAAGATGGCGCTATATTATAGGAACAGAGCGGTTCCTATCCTGTTATTTCCACCCCTACCCTGCCCCGGGGCAGGTCTGCtacaaaataattaaattaaGCCCCTGGTTCGAACTCTGCATTGACTTATGATAGGGATGGAAAACCTACTTCCTACCATGACAAGACTGCTCCAAAATATTCCTTCTGGGACAATTGCTTTGATGAACaaggtttggcaatggaaacgagtcccccaccccttccagCTTGTTTCCCTTATTTTTCTTTGACCCCCAATATGTGCAACAAATGTGCCTTAAAATTACTGCATGAGTTATCTGGAGCTATTTGTTCTGCCCTTGCTGTAACAAAGCGCCAGCcgagttgtgggtgggtggttctGCCTGTGGGGCAG
The Podarcis muralis chromosome 1, rPodMur119.hap1.1, whole genome shotgun sequence DNA segment above includes these coding regions:
- the CNTF gene encoding ciliary neurotrophic factor, coding for MASSERLPGMSHHRDLCRRTVHLLRKMRSDVSSLLESYVEKQGLDKNFNLDSFDGVPTAGTEQWSEISDAERLADNLKAYWAFQILLDEILEEQRSNLSPDDTAFHESIQSVVLQVSGLAYQLEELMAMLEHNVPAKELGSARDAGGKSSFEKKMRGMKVLQELAQWTIRSVRDLHHISKSVQTGAIPRSSRRLAQAQKK